One window from the genome of Pedococcus badiiscoriae encodes:
- the grpE gene encoding nucleotide exchange factor GrpE: MTEQRQPADGAEEVVGAGETAEPTTAEAALQGDILDDGELTPSAGESASATADPSADPVADADGPSASDADGPGASADLHPDTFLAAERLSDLQRLQAEYVNYKRRVDRDRAVVQERAARSVIEALLPVLDDIHAAREHGDLTEGPFSAIADKLESTLTKFGLQRYGAIGEEFDPNLHEALMHTAWPQDGSVEPTGSTTVVQVLQPGYRAGEQVLRAARVAVADPE, from the coding sequence GTGACCGAGCAGCGCCAGCCTGCTGACGGTGCCGAGGAGGTGGTGGGCGCCGGCGAGACCGCCGAGCCCACCACCGCCGAGGCGGCCCTGCAGGGCGACATCCTCGACGACGGCGAGCTCACGCCGTCCGCCGGTGAGTCGGCCTCCGCGACCGCTGACCCGTCCGCTGACCCGGTCGCTGACGCGGACGGGCCCAGCGCGTCCGACGCAGACGGCCCCGGCGCGTCCGCCGACCTCCACCCGGACACGTTCCTGGCGGCGGAGCGGCTCAGCGACCTCCAGCGGCTGCAGGCCGAGTACGTCAACTACAAGCGTCGCGTCGACCGTGACCGGGCCGTCGTGCAGGAGCGTGCCGCACGGTCCGTGATCGAGGCGCTGTTGCCGGTGCTCGACGACATCCACGCAGCGCGGGAGCACGGCGACCTCACCGAGGGACCCTTCTCCGCCATCGCCGACAAGCTCGAGTCCACCCTCACCAAGTTCGGGCTCCAGCGCTACGGCGCGATCGGCGAGGAGTTCGACCCGAACCTGCACGAGGCGCTCATGCACACCGCCTGGCCGCAGGACGGCTCGGTGGAGCCGACCGGCTCGACCACGGTCGTGCAGGTCCTTCAGCCCGGCTACCGCGCCGGCGAGCAGGTCCTGCGCGCGGCGCGCGTGGCCGTGGCCGATCCTGAGTGA
- the dnaK gene encoding molecular chaperone DnaK, giving the protein MARAVGIDLGTTNSAVAVLEGGEPTIIANAEGGRTTPSVVAFSKGGEVLVGEIAKRQAVTNVDRTIRSVKRHIGRDWKSPEIDGKTYTAQEISARILQKLKRDAEAYLGEDVTDAVITVPAYFDDHERQATKEAGEIAGLNVLRIINEPTAAALAYGLDKGKEDELILVFDLGGGTFDVSLLEVGKDPEDGFSTIQVRATSGDNQLGGDDWDERIVNHLLTTVKNTSGVDLSKDKIAMQRLRDAAEQAKKELSSSTSTNVSMQYLSMSENGPIHLEETISRAQFEQLTKDLLDRTRQPFQNVIKDAGISLSDIDHVVLVGGSTRMPAVSTLVKELTGGKEPNKGVNPDEVVAVGASLQAGVLKGERKDVLLIDVTPLSLGIETKGGLFTKLIERNTAIPTKRSEVFSTAEDNQPSVLIQVFQGEREIAQHNKQLGTFELSGIAPAPRGVPQVEVTFDIDANGIVNVSAKDRGTGQEQKITISGGSALAKEDIERMIKEAEAHAEEDKKRREETEARNTAENLVYSTEKFLGDNADKLPADGRGDVDAALADLKEALKPESGATPEDISAKTSKLSEESQKLGTAMYAAAAESEQAGTSGDGAGSDSATSEGAAHAGASDDVVDAEVVEDDDTDGAKK; this is encoded by the coding sequence ATGGCACGTGCGGTCGGCATCGACCTCGGTACCACCAACTCGGCTGTCGCCGTCCTCGAGGGCGGGGAGCCGACGATCATCGCCAACGCGGAGGGCGGTCGCACGACCCCGTCCGTCGTCGCGTTCTCCAAGGGCGGTGAGGTGCTGGTCGGCGAGATCGCCAAGCGCCAGGCCGTCACCAACGTCGACCGGACGATCCGTTCCGTCAAGCGCCACATCGGCCGCGACTGGAAGTCGCCGGAGATCGACGGCAAGACCTACACCGCGCAGGAGATCAGCGCCCGCATCCTGCAGAAGCTCAAGCGCGACGCCGAGGCCTACCTGGGTGAGGACGTGACGGACGCCGTCATCACCGTCCCCGCGTACTTCGACGACCACGAGCGCCAGGCCACCAAGGAGGCCGGTGAGATCGCGGGCCTCAACGTCCTGCGCATCATCAACGAGCCCACCGCCGCGGCCCTCGCCTACGGCCTCGACAAGGGCAAGGAGGACGAGCTCATCCTCGTCTTCGACCTCGGTGGCGGCACGTTCGACGTGTCCCTGCTCGAGGTGGGCAAGGACCCCGAGGACGGCTTCTCGACCATCCAGGTCCGCGCGACGAGCGGTGACAACCAGCTCGGTGGCGACGACTGGGACGAGCGCATCGTCAACCACCTCCTGACGACCGTGAAGAACACCTCCGGCGTCGACCTGTCCAAGGACAAGATCGCCATGCAGCGGCTGCGTGACGCGGCGGAGCAGGCCAAGAAGGAGCTCTCCTCCTCGACCAGCACCAACGTGTCGATGCAGTACCTCTCGATGTCCGAGAACGGCCCGATCCACCTCGAGGAGACGATCAGCCGCGCCCAGTTCGAGCAGCTGACCAAGGACCTGCTCGACCGGACCCGTCAGCCGTTCCAGAACGTCATCAAAGACGCCGGCATCAGCCTCTCCGACATCGACCACGTGGTCCTCGTCGGTGGCTCGACCCGCATGCCCGCCGTGAGCACGCTCGTCAAGGAGCTCACCGGGGGCAAGGAGCCCAACAAGGGCGTCAACCCCGACGAGGTCGTGGCCGTGGGCGCGAGCCTGCAGGCCGGTGTCCTCAAGGGTGAGCGCAAGGACGTCCTGCTCATCGACGTCACGCCGCTCTCGCTCGGCATCGAGACCAAGGGTGGCCTGTTCACCAAGCTCATCGAGCGCAACACGGCCATCCCGACCAAGCGCTCCGAGGTGTTCTCGACCGCCGAGGACAACCAGCCCAGCGTGCTCATCCAGGTCTTCCAGGGCGAGCGGGAGATCGCGCAGCACAACAAGCAGCTCGGCACGTTCGAGCTCAGCGGCATCGCGCCCGCCCCGCGCGGCGTGCCACAGGTCGAGGTCACCTTCGACATCGACGCCAACGGCATCGTCAACGTGTCCGCCAAGGACCGCGGCACCGGCCAGGAGCAGAAGATCACGATCTCCGGCGGCTCGGCCCTCGCCAAGGAGGACATCGAGCGGATGATCAAGGAAGCCGAGGCGCACGCCGAGGAGGACAAGAAGCGTCGCGAGGAGACCGAGGCCCGCAACACCGCGGAGAACCTCGTCTACTCCACCGAGAAGTTCCTCGGTGACAACGCCGACAAGCTCCCGGCCGACGGCCGCGGCGACGTCGACGCGGCTCTGGCGGACCTCAAGGAGGCCCTCAAGCCTGAGTCTGGCGCCACCCCCGAGGACATCTCGGCCAAGACCTCGAAGCTCTCCGAGGAGAGCCAGAAGCTGGGCACCGCGATGTATGCCGCGGCCGCCGAGTCCGAGCAGGCCGGCACCTCCGGCGACGGCGCGGGCTCCGACAGCGCGACGTCCGAGGGCGCTGCCCACGCGGGTGCGTCCGACGACGTCGTGGACGCCGAGGTCGTCGAGGACGACGACACCGACGGAGCCAAGAAGTGA